In the Rhizobium sp. SSA_523 genome, TGTAGCAATCGATTGTTAACTTCCCGCTCAAGAACCGGCGGAGACCGGCAAGGGGGATCGGGCTGCTCGTGACGTCGCCAACACATACGGTGCTGGATGTCATCCGTCTGCATTATGACGGCTTGACGCCGGCCGAGCGCAAGCTGGCGGACAGCCTGCTGGAGAACTATCCCGTGTCCGGCCTCGGCAGCATCACGACGGTTGCCGACAATGCCGGCGTCTCCACGCCGACGGTGGCCCGCATGGTGCAGAAACTGGGCTATAAGGGCTATCCCGAGTTCCAGCAGCATCTGCATCAGGATCTCGAAGCGACGATCTCCAATCCGATCGCCAAGCATGACCGCTGGGCGGCCAGCGCGCCGACGGCCCATATTCTCAACCGCTTCGCCGAAGCCATCACCGCCAATCTGCGCGGTACTCTGGCAAGCCTCGATGTGGCAACCTTCGATGGGGCTGCCGATCTCCTGCGCGATGCCAGGCGCGACATCTATTTCGTCGGTGGGCGCATCACCGGCGCGCTGGCCGAATACTTCTTCACCCATATGCAGGTGATCCGCCCGAAGACGACGCTGATTTCCACCAATCGCAGCGCCTGGCCGCAATATCTTCTGAACATGCAGAGCGGCGACGTGCTGGTGATCTTCGATATCCGCCGCTACGAGCAGGAGCTTGCCGTGCTGGCGGAAGCGGCAGCGGCCAGCAATGTCGAGATCATTCTCTTCACCGATGTCTGGGCCTCGCCGGTGGCGCGTCATGCCCGCCACGTCTTCAAGGTGCGCATAGAGGCGCCTTCGGCCTGGGATTCCTCGGTCGTCACCCTGTTTACCGTGGAAGCGCTGATCGAGGCCGTTCAGAGCGCGTCCTGGGAAAGCACCCGCGAGCGCATGAAGTCGCTCGAGACCTTGTTCGAGCGCTCGCGGCTGTTTCGCCGCCCGGGTTCGCCTGAGGAGAATTCGACAAGAAAAATCAATACCTAGCCAGGATGAGGTGAAGAGAAACGAAGCCCTGCGGACTGCATCTGAACTGTCACATCCCATTCATCAAACGACTCTACGAGTCGCGCCACACGAAGAGAACCCAAGGAGGACATCGTGATGACCAAGTTCCACCGACTGCTTTCCATGACGACTGCCATGGTCGTTGCGACGGCAAGCCTCGCTTATGCCGAGCCGAGCGCCGAGCTGATCGCAGCTGCCAAGAAGGAAGGCATGCTGACGACCATCGCCTTGCCGCATGACTGGTGCGGCTATGGCGAGGTGATCGCCTCCTTCAAGAAGAAATATCCGGAAATCCAGGTCAACGAACTGAACCCGGATGCCGGCTCGGCCGACGAGGTCGAAGCCATCAAGGCCAACAAGGACAATAAGGGCCCGCAGGCCCCCGACGTCATCGATGTCGGCCTCGCCTTCGGTCCGCAGATGAAGAAGGAAGGCCTGCTGCAGCCTTACAAAGTGTCCACCTGGGACGAAATCCCCGCCAATATCAAGGATGCCGATGGCCACTGGTACGGCGACTACTACGGCGTGATGGCCTTCCTGGTGAACAAGGACCTGGTGAAGACCAATCCGGCAGACTGGTCGGACCTGCTGAAGCCGGACTATGCCGGCCAGGTTGCTCTCGCCGGTGATCCGCGCGCCTCCAACCAGGCAATCCTCAGCGTGCTGGCGGCCGGCATGGCGGGTGGCGCCAAGCCCGGCAAGGAAGCGGGAGACGCTGGCCTGAAGTTCTTTGCCGACCTGAACAAGGCGGGCAATTTCGTTCCCGTCATCGGAAAGTCGGGCACGCTGGCCCAGGGCGCAACGCCGATCGTCGTGATGTGGGACTACAATGCCCTTTCCGCCAAGGACACGCTGGCGGGCAATCCGCCGGTCGAAGTCGTGGTGCCTGCCTCCGGCGTTCTCGCCGGCGTCTATGTCCAGGGCATCTCCGCCTATGCGCCGCATCCGAACGCCGCCAAGCTGTGGATGGAGCATCTCTATTCGGATGAAGGCCAGAACCTGTGGCTGAAGGGCTATTGCCACCCTGCCCGCTTCAACGCCATGGTCAAGGCCGGCAAGGTTCCGCAGGACCTGATCGACAAGCTGCCGCCGGCTGCCGCCTATGAAAAGGCCTATTTCCCGACTCTCGAAGAAGTCGACGCCAACAAGGCCGCCGTCACCGAAGGCTGGGACAAGGTTGTTGGCGCCAACGTCAACTAAATCCCGCTGATCGAAGGGCCGCCCCTCTGACCGCAAGGTGTCGGGGCGGCCTCACCGCTGAAAAAAGACGCACAAGAAGAGGGGCAAGACGAGATGTCGATTGATACGGCCGACCGGCCCGCGGTTGCCGCACCTGCCCGACCGGTCCGGCGCCTGCCACTGCACTGGCTCGGCATCCTGCCCTTTACGGCTTTCGTCCTGCTGTTTCTCATCCTGCCGACGATGAAGATCGTCATCGGCGCCTTCCAGACGCCGGAGGGCGGCCTGACCCTGGCAAATGTCGCCGGCCTGTTCACGCCCTCCATCCTTGCCGCCTTCTGGATCTCGATCAAGATCAGCTTCGCCTCGGCGCTTCTCGGCTGCCTGATCGGCTTTGCCATGGCGGCTGCCGTGGTGCTGGGCGGCCTGCCGCGCGCGATACGCGGTCCGCTTCTCACATTTTCCGGCGTGGCCTCCAATTTCGCCGGCGTGCCCCTGGCCTTCGCCTTTCTCGCAACGCTTGGCCCCGTCGGCCTCGTCACGGCCTTCCTGCGCAGCGAACTCGGGCTCGACCTGCGGGTTCTGGGCTTCAACATCCTGTCCTTTTGGGGCCTGACGATCACCTACCTCTTCTTCCAGATCCCGCTGATGATCCTGATCATCACACCGGCGCTGGACGGCTTGAAGCGCGAATGGCGCGAGGCGGCCTCCATCCTCGGCGCCACCAATTTCCAATATTGGCGCCTGGTCGCCTTTCCGATCCTCATGCCGTCGCTGCTTGGCACGCTGGCGCTGCTCTTTGCCAATGCCTTCGGCGCCGTGGCGACCGCCATCGCCCTCACCGGCTCGTCGCTCAACATCGTGCCCATTCTTCTCTTCGCGCAGATCCGCGGCGACGTTCTGGGTGATCCGCATCTCGGCTATGCCCTGGCCTTCGGCATGATCGTCGTCACCGGCCTTGCCAATGCCGTCTATATCTGGCTCCGCGCCCGCAGCGAGAGGTGGCTGAAATGAAGCGTCTCTGGGCCTGGGCCGCCCTCATCGTCGGCCTTCTGTACTTCATCCTGCCGCTCCTCGGCATGACCAATTTTTCGCTCAAGATGCGGCGCGGCGAATACTCCTTCGACGCCTATGCCAAGGTCTTCGCCGATAGCCGTTTCCATGAGACCTTCACCTATTCGGTCTGGATGGCGCTTCTGACAATCGTCTTCGGCATTGTTCTGGTCGTACCGACCGCCTATTGGGTGCGCCTGAAACTGCCTTTCCTGCGGCCTTACGTGGAGTTCATCACGCTTCTGCCGCTGGTCATCCCGGCCATCGTCACCGTCTTCGGCTATATCCGCCTCTACAACACGTCCAGCTGGCTGCCGCTCACCGGCTCCTCGATCGGGACGGATGTCCTGCTGATGTTCGGCTATGCGACGCTTAGCCTGCCCTATATGTACCGGGCGGTCGATACGGGCTTGCGCAGCATCGACATCAAGACCCTGACGGAGGCCGCCCAGAGCCTCGGCGCCGGCTGGGCGACGATCATCGGCCGCATCATCCTGCCCAATGTCACGGTGGCGGTCATGTCCGGCGCATTCGTCACCTTTGCCATCGTGCTGGGCGAGTTCACCATGGCAGCACTGCTCAACAAGCCTGCCTTCGGACCGTATATGCAGCTTCTCGGAGCGAACCGCGCCTATGAGCCGGCGGCGCTTGCCGTTATCGCCTTCACCATTACATGGGCCTGCCTCGGCCTGATGCAGCTGATATCCCGGCTGCAGAAAACACCGCAGACGCCGGTTTGAGAGAGATTTCGACGATGAGCTTTTTGACCCTGTCGCATTTGCAGAAATCCTTCGGCGCCACCCGCGTGGTGCACGACTTCAACATGGCGATCGAGCGGGGCGAATTCGTCTCCTTTCTGGGACCGTCCGGTTGCGGCAAGACGACTGTGCTGCGCATGATCGCCGGCTTCGAGGCACCATCCGCCGGTCAGATCGTGATCGACGGCAAGGACCAGACCAGCCTGAAGCCGAACCAGCGCAATATCGGCATGGTCTTCCAGGCCTATGCGCTGTTTCCGAATATGAATGTCTTCGACAATGTCGCTTTCGGCCTCAAGGTCGCCGGCAAGCCGAAGGCCGAGATCGCCGGACGCGTGAAGGAGATGCTGAAGCTCATCCATCTAGAGCATCTGGCGGACCGCTATCCCTACCAGATGTCGGGCGGGCAGCAGCAGCGCGTGGCGCTTGCCCGCGCGCTCGCCCCTGCCCCGCAGGTTCTGCTGCTCGACGAGCCGCTATCGGCGCTGGATGCCAAGATCCGCGTGTCGCTGCGGGAGGAAATCCGCCAGATCCAGCGTCAACTCGGCATCACGACGGTTTTTGTGACACATGATCAGGAAGAGGCGCTGTCGATCTCCGATCGCATCGTGGTGATGAATGCCGGCAAGGCGGACCAGATCGGCACGCCCTCGGAGATCTACAACCGTCCCAAGACGCGGTTCGTCGCCGAATTCGTCGGCACGCTCAACATATTCGAAGCCCGTGTCGTTGATGCCGCCAGCAACAGGCTGATGGTTGCGGGACACGACATCGCGCTTGGCGCGATCGGTGGCTCGGCCTTGCGGTCGGGCGATGCCGTGACCGTCGCCTTGCGGCCGGAGGCGCTGTCGATGCAGCAACACCAGCAGGGCGATATCGCGCTGGAGGGGCGCGTCCAGCATTTCGGCTTCCACGGCTCGATCATCCGCGCAAAGCTGGTGGTGGGCGATCAGACGATCTGCATCGACATGTTCAACCAGGCCAATTTCTCGATGCCTGCGATCGGCGAAACGGTGCGGGTGTATTTCTCGCCCGCCGATGCCGTGGTCCTGGCCGCCTGATCCGGTTCCGACATTGGTCTTTCTGATAAACGCTCTCCGCTGAAGGCACGCGTCATGCCAACCCCTTTCCCGCCCGACCCGTCATCGGTCCAGCCGCTTCTGGCCTTCACCGCGCCCGGCCGGTTCTACCGCGGCAATCTTCACACGCAT is a window encoding:
- a CDS encoding ABC transporter ATP-binding protein — translated: MSFLTLSHLQKSFGATRVVHDFNMAIERGEFVSFLGPSGCGKTTVLRMIAGFEAPSAGQIVIDGKDQTSLKPNQRNIGMVFQAYALFPNMNVFDNVAFGLKVAGKPKAEIAGRVKEMLKLIHLEHLADRYPYQMSGGQQQRVALARALAPAPQVLLLDEPLSALDAKIRVSLREEIRQIQRQLGITTVFVTHDQEEALSISDRIVVMNAGKADQIGTPSEIYNRPKTRFVAEFVGTLNIFEARVVDAASNRLMVAGHDIALGAIGGSALRSGDAVTVALRPEALSMQQHQQGDIALEGRVQHFGFHGSIIRAKLVVGDQTICIDMFNQANFSMPAIGETVRVYFSPADAVVLAA
- a CDS encoding ABC transporter substrate-binding protein, encoding MMTKFHRLLSMTTAMVVATASLAYAEPSAELIAAAKKEGMLTTIALPHDWCGYGEVIASFKKKYPEIQVNELNPDAGSADEVEAIKANKDNKGPQAPDVIDVGLAFGPQMKKEGLLQPYKVSTWDEIPANIKDADGHWYGDYYGVMAFLVNKDLVKTNPADWSDLLKPDYAGQVALAGDPRASNQAILSVLAAGMAGGAKPGKEAGDAGLKFFADLNKAGNFVPVIGKSGTLAQGATPIVVMWDYNALSAKDTLAGNPPVEVVVPASGVLAGVYVQGISAYAPHPNAAKLWMEHLYSDEGQNLWLKGYCHPARFNAMVKAGKVPQDLIDKLPPAAAYEKAYFPTLEEVDANKAAVTEGWDKVVGANVN
- a CDS encoding ABC transporter permease, translating into MKRLWAWAALIVGLLYFILPLLGMTNFSLKMRRGEYSFDAYAKVFADSRFHETFTYSVWMALLTIVFGIVLVVPTAYWVRLKLPFLRPYVEFITLLPLVIPAIVTVFGYIRLYNTSSWLPLTGSSIGTDVLLMFGYATLSLPYMYRAVDTGLRSIDIKTLTEAAQSLGAGWATIIGRIILPNVTVAVMSGAFVTFAIVLGEFTMAALLNKPAFGPYMQLLGANRAYEPAALAVIAFTITWACLGLMQLISRLQKTPQTPV
- a CDS encoding MurR/RpiR family transcriptional regulator; amino-acid sequence: MTSPTHTVLDVIRLHYDGLTPAERKLADSLLENYPVSGLGSITTVADNAGVSTPTVARMVQKLGYKGYPEFQQHLHQDLEATISNPIAKHDRWAASAPTAHILNRFAEAITANLRGTLASLDVATFDGAADLLRDARRDIYFVGGRITGALAEYFFTHMQVIRPKTTLISTNRSAWPQYLLNMQSGDVLVIFDIRRYEQELAVLAEAAAASNVEIILFTDVWASPVARHARHVFKVRIEAPSAWDSSVVTLFTVEALIEAVQSASWESTRERMKSLETLFERSRLFRRPGSPEENSTRKINT
- a CDS encoding ABC transporter permease subunit gives rise to the protein MSIDTADRPAVAAPARPVRRLPLHWLGILPFTAFVLLFLILPTMKIVIGAFQTPEGGLTLANVAGLFTPSILAAFWISIKISFASALLGCLIGFAMAAAVVLGGLPRAIRGPLLTFSGVASNFAGVPLAFAFLATLGPVGLVTAFLRSELGLDLRVLGFNILSFWGLTITYLFFQIPLMILIITPALDGLKREWREAASILGATNFQYWRLVAFPILMPSLLGTLALLFANAFGAVATAIALTGSSLNIVPILLFAQIRGDVLGDPHLGYALAFGMIVVTGLANAVYIWLRARSERWLK